CGGACGTGTCGGGGCTCCCATCCCAGCAAGCATGATTTAATCGTCCAGATTTCTTGACGGCGGCTCTGGAGCGCGCCGCGCTCCGTTGGATGCTCAGTCTCAAGGCAACAATCCGGAGATTTTGGTCCGGCGTGAATCTGCGGTGATAACTACTGATTATCCGCTATATGGCGCCGCTCCGTGGCCTCCACTTCCGACAATACAATAATGTCTTCGCCCGCCGATCCGCCCCCTGATGCTAGCGCCCTGCGCATGTGGGGGTGGCAGGAGTTCGAGCGCTTTGCCGTCGACGTGCTAAGCCGCTGCTACGCTGCTTCGGGAATCACCATTGAGCCCACAGCATTTCAGCACGATGGCGGACGCGATGGCGAAGGGATTTACATTTTCCAGTCGGGCTACACGGAGAACGGCGACGATCTTAATCTAGTGCTCCGCATCTGGGTGGAGGTCAAGCACACAGGCCGCGGCAGCATCAACATGAACCGTGTGGGCGGCCACGTCATCCTCGCCAGTAACCAGCAGGTAAACAAGCTAGTCCTCGTTACGAACACCCGCTTTGCTGAGCGGGTGATTCGCGAGATGCGAACGTTCTGCTTCAACAACCGGCTCTCCTGCGCCTTCGTGGACGGGCGCCGCTTGCTGCGGCTTACGACGCTTCCGCTGAACAGCACTGCCCACCTGCCTGCCACGGCGGTCACGACGCCCGTCCGAGCCCCTGGTTCGGCTCTGGCGCCGGGGGCGGTCCGCCGCCGACCGGCGGTTTCGCTGCGTCTTTCCGCGGACCTCTTCACGACGGATGCCGAACTCAATGCGGCCGTGGTGAAGCTTGAGCCCGGCGAACCGCTCTTCATCATTGCCGATTATGATGCGGGGGACCCCCCCCTTCGGACCGGTGAGCACTGCGGAATTCTCTCGTCTCCCCCGTACGCCGGACGGCTCAGCATCTACTCCACTACGTGCCTTCCACCGCTGTTGGCCAACGAGCGGTGCCGCACCGTGTACGTGGCGTACCCGGAGCCTGGGGCAAGCCTGGACGCGTGTGATTTCAAAGTGGGCGTGCGCGGCGGGCGGCGGAAGGTCACCTTGGACTGTACCGGGTCCGCCTTGGTGGGAGAGCAGGTGCTCTTCCCCACTGACCTGACCTCGCAGCGGCTGCGGACGGCGGCGGTCTGCGACCAGGTGGACCAGTGGCTGCAACACGGCGGGATCGGGCTGGTGGGTATCCGCGGCGCAGCCGGGACAGGAAAGTCGCACCTTATTCAACGGCTGCGGCGGCGGTGGCTGACGGCAGGGCCTCTGGAGATCACCGTCCGGGGAGGGGTTTTCCGGGACGCGTCCGGCATCTTTAGGCGGGTTACGAGGGCGGCGCTCTCCCTCCCTTCCTTTGAACCAGCCGATGCTGCGGGCGCGCTGGTGCGCCAACTCCTGGTAAAAGGGGGGTTGCACGAACGCGCGGCTGACCGGATGGCCGGGCTGCTGCTGGCGATTTGGGAGGGGGGCACATCGGGAACGGTTCCCCAAGACTTGGCCGAGACGCTCATGGCTGTGCTGTCGTTCGCCTCGACGCACCGGCCGGTGGTGCTTGTGGTGGAGGACCTGCACGAGTTGCAACCTTCGGGGCTGCAACTGCTCCTAGGCGCGCTGCAACTCCTCCGCCACGGCTCGCGAGGGCGAGTGCTCTTCGTGGCGACCTCCCGGCCGCTGATCGAATCAGGCGGGCTGAGCGCGCATGAGCCGCTCTCCGACCCACTTCAGTCCGTGTTTGAATTCTTGGGCAGTGGACTGGTGGATCTACCCGCGCCAGGTGCCGCGGACGCGCGGGCGCTCCTGCGTGCAACGGTTGACGGGCTGGACGCGCCGCTCGCTGATCTAATTATCGGGCAGGTGGGGTCCACGCCCTTCGCGCTGAAGGAAGCAGTCATCTTCTTGGAGCAGAAGGGGTGGATCCAGCGGGTCCGCCCCGGCGAAGGAGCGGTATTCGCGATTGAAAACTTGGACGCGTTCCGCAGGCGCATCAGCACCCAAGCATTAACGGGTGCCACCCGGAACCGGCTGGCACTCCTGATCACCAAGCTTCAGGTCGGCTATCCCGCGCTGGACAACTTTCTCGGCGCGGGTGCCGTGTGGGGGCGAACCTTCCCGTTGAAAGCCGCCGCAATGGCTAGCGGTGGCGACGAAGGGTTCTTGGACGTGCAGCTAGAGCGGGAGCTCTTCCGCTGGGAGATCCTTCGCACCGCGTGGGAGGAGGGCGAGGTTGTTGGTGAGTTCGCCCACGATCTGATCCGCACGGCACTCCTCGACAGGGTCGACACGCCACAGTTAGAGCGGCTTTCGCGCGGGCTGCTGCATGCGGAAGGCGGGCGGCTGCCGCCGGTTTCGCGCGCTAGGCTCGCCTACTGCGCAGGTGATGCGACCGCGTGCGAACGGATGGCTGGCGAGGCGGCGGAGCGCGCGACGGAGGAGGGCCAGCACTGGGATGCGCTTCAGGCGCGGCTGCTAGAGTTGGCCGTGGTGGACCCCGACCGCTTCGGCGACCTTGCCGGGAGCGAAGACCTGTTCGGGCTGGTGGCTATCGACGAGGGCATGCGCCATCTGCCGCGCACCCTCGCCGCGTCCTACCGCCCCGATCGGATGCACCGCGCCTTCGCCTTGATCCTGGAGTGCATGGCGCGGCTGGCACGTATCGGCGTGGGGCGCCAGCACGGGTTCGAGCCGCTCTTCACCGAGGGGACCATGCTGGCGCGGCACTTGGGCGACGAATTGGGCCGGGCACGGCTAGAGTACTTCCAAGGGTTCTCCGACTTGGAGCGGGACGACTTCACTTCGGCCGCGCGCCACCACGAGGAGGCCGAGGCCCGGTACGCGCGGGCAAACGAGGACGGACCAGAGCGTTTGGAGAACCTGTTCCGGCTCTTCCTCTGCGCGCGCCAGAGCGGCGACCTTAGCCGGGCAAACGAGATCCTGGACTACGTGGAGCGCACGCGCGGCAGCCGCCTGACCCCCGCCGAGTCCGCACGCCTGCTGGACTACCGTGGCTATGCCCTCCTTTACGTGGATCCGCCTAGCGCGATGCCGTTCTGGCGCGATGCGCATCGCATATCGTTGGGCGCCGCGGGGAGGGACACCCCCGTCAAGTACCTCATTAGCTGCGGCTATCTGGCCTTGCTCCTGGACGATCTGCCGCAGGCGGAGGCGGACTTAGAGCGGTGCGAGGCCGAACTCGCGACGGTCAGCCGGGAGGTGCTCCGCGTGCGACTTCACCTCAACCGGGGGCTCCTTCACCTCCTCCACGGCCGTTTGGCTGATGCTCGGTTAAGCCTGGAGGAGGGGGCGCGGCTGGGGGTGAAGTACGGGACCTTCCGGCGCTTGTGGCGGGTGGACGCGAATTTGTCGACGCTTTTTGAGGCGCTCGGCGAGCCGGATCGCGTCCTGTCCTACGACCGTAGGAGCCTACAGGGCGTACGTGTACGCGCTGAGCAGGAGCGTGGGTTTGGCGCGAAGGCGCCCTGGCTTGCTCAGCGGCACGTGCTCCCCGCGATAAACGTTGCACTGCGCGCGCGGGAGGGCTCACTTGAGCATGAGGAGCTGCTCTCCATCCTCCCGGCCGAGGCGAGGGTAGAGGTGGAGCGTCTGGCGTGCGCAGCAGCCGATCGGGGCCACGATCCGCTTCCAGGCAAGCTCGAGTATCACTTCAAGCAGGTCCGTACCCGTCTCCGTGCGCTGGTGACCGAGTAAGCCCGCTGCGGAACACCGCCTCCGGCCATCCCGCGAGGTACCGGGCGTAGTCGCCGACCCGCTCGGCATCTCCCTTCACCGTCCGGTCCAGCAGGTGGTGGAGGATGAACACCAGCAGCCAGGTCGCGGCGAGCACGAAATCGCGCTGTTCGGGCATGAGCCTGCGGAGGTGGACCAAGGCGAACGGCAGGCTCTGTTCGAAGAGCCTGCCGTCGCTGTACAGCCAGTGGATCAGGTCCATCGGCCCCACCGCGAACATGGCCGTGTCCAAGTCGCAGGTGACAAGCCGCGACGGTCCCTGCAGCACGTGCATAGGCTTCAAGCTTCCGTGGCAAAGCTCCGGCCGCGCTACAATAAAGGGACAAGCATGAAGAAAGGTTTCGACAACCCCCTCCACGCGGGCGGCGACGTCGGTCGGCAGCGCCCACGTGCGGCGCCGAACGTGGAAGGCGATCCGCATCAGTTCCGCTTGGGGATGTGTCCTTTGGAACCGCGCGATCCCCCCAGTGAGCGGCGCGTTAACTTGGGCCGAGGCGTTATCCAGCGTGCCTAGGGCAGCCTCGCTGCCTTGATGTGCGAGGATGCGGAGCGCGTCCAAGTAGCGGCCGATTGCGGATGGCTCCGCCACCCCCGCGCCGAATACGCTGAACTCCCTCATCAGCGCCATCCCGGTCGCGAGCGTTACGTCACAGGCGGGCTTACACCACTGGGTCACCAGCAATCCGCGCTTGTTGCAGGACGCCACCAGCCGCGGTGCAAGGCCGGACGCGTCTAGGATCCGGTATCTCGCCACGATTTCCGCAGAGCGCGTAGGAGGATTAAGGCGAAGGGGGAGCGGAAAGATAGTAGTGAGCCGGGGCGGCCGCGCAGCAATGATCTTGGCGTGCAGCGCGTCCCCACCGACGATGAGCCTCGCACCTGTCTGGCTCCGCCCTGAGCTGTTGCTGAAGCACTCGATCCGCCTGCCGAGCAGGGCCTCGAACGCGGGAACCGCCTCCTCCACGGCGAATCCACGCCACTGCTCTACTGGCGGCGCGGACAGCTGGTCCCCCGGGTCCGTCCCGCGGGTCACCACCTCGTATAGGCGGTCGTATACGAGAGAGGCGTCAAACCGCCGACGGATCCAGACCTCTCCGTTTTCACCCTGCCAAGCTGCCTTCTGCGGGCTACGCAGGAACCCCGTCAACGCGTTTGCGAGCGCTTGAGGCGAGTCGACCGGGACAAGCTCGCCCGTAAGTCCAGGCACCACCGTGTCCTGAAAGCCGCCAGTGCGGGTTGCGATCACCGGGCATCCGCACGCCATCGCCTCGACGGCCACCAGCCCAAACGGTTCGTAAAGGGAAGGCATCACCAGCACCCGCCCACGCGAGTAGATCTCGGCCAGCGAGTCTCCTTCCACGTGTCCCCAAGCTACACAACGCCCCGCGCGCTGGAGGCGCCGCATTCCTGGATGCCAAGCGGCGAACTGGCGCAGGAACGCGCGTTCCTGCTCATTTCCCCCAATCAGCCACACGATGTATGCGGGCAGGTCTGGGAGCGCCTCCAGCAGGAGGAGTGCGTCAGCCAGCGTCGTTAGGCCCTTCGCTGAAACGATCGGACGCCCGGCGAACAAGATGATCGGCGCTTCGAGGTCTTCTGCCATAGACATTCAGGTCCACTCCGGGCGGAATGCAGAAAATCTTCTCGGGGTTCACCGCGGGGTACAGGCTCAGTAGGTCCTGCCTCTCGCGCGTGGAACCGGTAATGACGTAACGTGCATGCGCGAACACGTTGTCCTCGCAGGCCAGCCAAAAATCGCTGATCTTGTCCTTGGATTCGCCGCTTGCCCGCTTTGCTCTCCCCAAGGTCAGGACATAATGGGTGTGGCTGATTGAAGGTGGGCAGAGCCGCGCGGCCACCTCTCCTGAGAGCCAGTTGTAGGAGACCAGACAGTCGAAAGACCCCGGAGTAAGGTCGATAGTCGCCCCGACCGCCTCAGTCATCTCATCCAGCAGACCGGCGCAAGCGTAGTACGGCATGCGCTCGGGAGGTCCGACCGGAATGCGATGAATTCGGCACCGTGCACCGAGTTGCTCGAACGTTGCCTTGTCCGTAGAGTTGCGGCGGCAGACGTAAGTGATGGTCGCGCCGCGTCGGACGAAATGACGTCCCATGTCGAACATAACCCTATGGGAGCCGCCATGCCGCCCGTGCCCGGGCGGATCGAAGGGATCGTCCGTCAGGCAAAGCACACAAATCTGCATCGAATAATCAGTAGTTATCGAACAGAGCACCCGGAGCATGTAGAGGACGTTCTCAGAGGGAGAATCTAACATGCTGCCAGCCAGAAAGCCACAGATGTGTCAATCCCTGTCCGCAGAGCAGTTGCGGTTCCGAGCCATTGTGTCACAAGGTTGGGCATTCTCTTTGTAGTGAGGTACGTTAAGCACCTAGTCGTGTGCGGCTAGTCTGGTAGGCTGCGTGTCCCGTCTATACCAGTGCCCGCGACCACCTGGGCCCCGCGCGCGTAGGCGCTGCTATTCTGTCCCAGGGTAACTCCAAGATTGGTGTCTTCTCGATGTGGTCATTGATTGCTCTTATCGTGGCGGTGCTGGTGACATCTTACCTCCGCCGTTGGCTTACAGCGCGTCCCTCGCATGATCGCCAGTGGCGGCCAGATCAAGCCACCATACCAGGGGTCACGATTTGCGAAGGCGTGGTGCACGTGCGCAACGTGCGCGACTTTCACTACCGCCCCCCGGGAGATCCCACACCGCGGTTTCGTGAACGGACTGTCTCCCTAGACCAGCTGCAGCGCGTGTGGTATTCAGTCATTCCGTTTCGGGATCGCTGGCGAGGCTTGGCACACGCCTTTGTAACCTTCGAGATCTCAGGAGGTGAGTACGTCAGCATCTCCATTGAAGCACGTAAGGTCGCAGGCAGGAAGTACTCGCTCTGGGAGGGGGCGCTACGGTCGTACGAGCTTATGATTTTGATCGCAGAGGAGCGAGACATGATGGGTGCGCGAGCTGTTGCCGGTCGCAATCGCGTTCATCTCTATCCTCTGCGGCTCACCCCTGAGGACACTCGCGTACTTTTTCTTGAGCTTGTCGGCGCCGCGCGGGCTATTGAGGAGCGGCCCGTTTTTTACAACACAATTACGGATAATTGCACGACGCGGATACTCGGGGCTATCCACCGCACCGTACCTAACCGGGTGCCGGCTACCGCCAGATGGGTATTTCCAGGCTTGTCCGACCGCCTCCTCCACAAGTGTGGATTGCTGGATACTGACCTGAAGTTCGAACAGGCCCGCCATTACTTTGACGTCACTGAGCGTGTTCGCGCCTTTATCACTCGGCGCGACTTCTCCACCCGCATCCGGACCTAACAACTGCCTTGACCATTAAGCATCGGCAACCGCACACAAGGCGGGTATCGCTGCATGGAACACCTCTGACATCGCCTTTGATGTTGCTAAGCTGTTACAGCAGATCAGAATAGGTCAGCTACCACACGTAATCGGCGTCGCGGGTGCTTTGTCGCTAGCACCTCGCGCTGATTCCGGGCATTGACGTGGGTATAGATTTGTGTTGTTGCAATAGAACTGTGGCCAAGCAGGTGTTGGATATGGCGTATGTCCACCCCTTCCTCCAGTAGCAGGGTGGCGACAGAGTGGCGGAGCAGGTGGGGACGGACTGGCATTTCTATGCCGGCCCGCATCGCGTGACGCTTCAGCAGGGCGCGCACTGATTGCTCGGATAGGCGGCGGCCGCAGCGATTGAGGAAGAAGTATGACTCCCGTGGCGATACAGCATCCCGGCTGGTGAGGTACGCGGCCAACGCGGCGATGATCGGGGGAGTGCAGAGTTGCACAACGCGCTCTTTGCCGCCTTTTCCAAGAATGCGCATCCAGCCGTCGCGTAGATTTACGTCCCCCACTTCGAGGTGACAGATCTCCGAGACGCGCGCGCCGGTGGCGAAGATTGCCTCTAACACGGCGGTGTCGCGTGCCAAGATGAAGTCATCCATGGAGGACGCCGGGCCCACGCCCCGTTGCGCGTACAGGAACCGGAAGAGGCGCTCCACCTCAGTGAGCGGGATGGTACGAGGTACACGCCGCGTCTCTCGGATCTTCACGTCCATCGTACGGAATGGCGTAGTGGATATTGTTCCTTCGCGCTCTAGGCATCGGAAGAACGCCTTGAGTGTCGCCACTTTTCGCTTCACTGTCTTCTCGCTGTACGGCTCAAACAGCTGCTGTATGTAGGCGCGGAGTTCGAGCTTCCCCACCAGCGCGACATCGGCTAGTGCCAGGGGCGGAAGCGCCCGGGCGAACTGGGCTAGGTCCGTGTCATACGCAGCAAGCGTCCGAGGGCTGAGGTTCTTCTCATACCTGCAGTGGAACACGAAGCTCTCAATCGCCTCGGCGACGGTCATCGGCTAGTCCTGTGCGGGTGCGGAGGGACAGAACAAGTGCACAACGTAGACAGATTGGCGGCTGACGCGCGGCCAAATGCTTCGAGGCCGGCTCCGGAGTGATCCCGGAGCCGGCCTCGGCGTCTTCATCGGTGCGGCGCGTGCGCTAGATGTGCAGCGCGTGGCCGAGGGCGGCGAGGGCCGCTTCGGCGACGGCTTCGGAGAGGGTAGGGTGCGGGTGCATCGCCCGGTCCATCTCCTCGACGGTGCTCTCCAGGTGCCGGCCCACCACGAACTCGGCGATCAGCTCCGTGGCGTGCGGCCCCACGATGTGGGCGCCCACGATCTCGCTGTACTTCGTATCGCGGATCACCTTGATGAAGCCGTCCGTGTCGCCCGCGGTGAGCGCGCGGCCGTTGGCGATCCAGGGGAACTTGCCCACCTGGATGTCGAGCCCCTTCTCGCGCGCCTGCTCCTCCGTCAGCCCCACGGAGGCGACTTCTGGGTGGCAGTAGGTGCAGTTGGGGATGTTGTTGTAGTCGATTCCCGCGTGCGGGTCGCCGTGGATGCCCTCGATGCAGGCGATGCCCTCGTGCGAGCCCTTGTGCGCCAGCAGCGGCGGCCCGGCCACGTCGCCGATGGCGTAGATGCCCTCGACGTTGGTGCGCATCTGCCGGTCGATGCCGATGAAGCCGCGGTCCGTCAGCTTGACGCCCGCCCTCTCCAGCCCCAGATCGTCCACCAGCGGCACCCGGCCGATGGCCGAAAGCACCCGCTCGGCTTCCAGCGTCTGCGAGCCGCCCTTGGCGTCGGTGATGGTGAGCGTCACGCCGTTCTTGCCGATTTCGGCCTTCTGCAGCGACACGCTGGTGAGGATGTTCATCCCCCGCTTCTTGTAGCTCTTTTCCACCACGGCCGAGCAGTCGCGGTCTTCCAGCGGCAGCACCCGGTCAGCCATTTCGATGATGGTGACCTGGGTGCCGAAGGCCGCGTACACGTCGGCGAACTCGCAGCCGATGGC
This DNA window, taken from Longimicrobium sp., encodes the following:
- a CDS encoding glycosyltransferase, which encodes MLDSPSENVLYMLRVLCSITTDYSMQICVLCLTDDPFDPPGHGRHGGSHRVMFDMGRHFVRRGATITYVCRRNSTDKATFEQLGARCRIHRIPVGPPERMPYYACAGLLDEMTEAVGATIDLTPGSFDCLVSYNWLSGEVAARLCPPSISHTHYVLTLGRAKRASGESKDKISDFWLACEDNVFAHARYVITGSTRERQDLLSLYPAVNPEKIFCIPPGVDLNVYGRRPRSADHLVRRASDRFSEGPNDAG
- the lpdA gene encoding dihydrolipoyl dehydrogenase, with amino-acid sequence MADNSFDIVVIGAGPGGYVAAIKAAQLGYKTACVEETFLGGVCLNIGCIPTKALLESAAMIQHLAHAKEFGVNVGEIRTDMAQAVKRSRQVSDRLTKGVAGLFKKNKVTHIPGRGRLAGKGQVEVTAKDGGKQTVSAKHVIIATGSKPRDLPFLKIDHDRVWDSTDAMMAQEAPRTLAVVGAGAIGCEFADVYAAFGTQVTIIEMADRVLPLEDRDCSAVVEKSYKKRGMNILTSVSLQKAEIGKNGVTLTITDAKGGSQTLEAERVLSAIGRVPLVDDLGLERAGVKLTDRGFIGIDRQMRTNVEGIYAIGDVAGPPLLAHKGSHEGIACIEGIHGDPHAGIDYNNIPNCTYCHPEVASVGLTEEQAREKGLDIQVGKFPWIANGRALTAGDTDGFIKVIRDTKYSEIVGAHIVGPHATELIAEFVVGRHLESTVEEMDRAMHPHPTLSEAVAEAALAALGHALHI
- a CDS encoding tyrosine-type recombinase/integrase gives rise to the protein MTVAEAIESFVFHCRYEKNLSPRTLAAYDTDLAQFARALPPLALADVALVGKLELRAYIQQLFEPYSEKTVKRKVATLKAFFRCLEREGTISTTPFRTMDVKIRETRRVPRTIPLTEVERLFRFLYAQRGVGPASSMDDFILARDTAVLEAIFATGARVSEICHLEVGDVNLRDGWMRILGKGGKERVVQLCTPPIIAALAAYLTSRDAVSPRESYFFLNRCGRRLSEQSVRALLKRHAMRAGIEMPVRPHLLRHSVATLLLEEGVDIRHIQHLLGHSSIATTQIYTHVNARNQREVLATKHPRRRLRVVADLF
- a CDS encoding AAA family ATPase; its protein translation is MSSPADPPPDASALRMWGWQEFERFAVDVLSRCYAASGITIEPTAFQHDGGRDGEGIYIFQSGYTENGDDLNLVLRIWVEVKHTGRGSINMNRVGGHVILASNQQVNKLVLVTNTRFAERVIREMRTFCFNNRLSCAFVDGRRLLRLTTLPLNSTAHLPATAVTTPVRAPGSALAPGAVRRRPAVSLRLSADLFTTDAELNAAVVKLEPGEPLFIIADYDAGDPPLRTGEHCGILSSPPYAGRLSIYSTTCLPPLLANERCRTVYVAYPEPGASLDACDFKVGVRGGRRKVTLDCTGSALVGEQVLFPTDLTSQRLRTAAVCDQVDQWLQHGGIGLVGIRGAAGTGKSHLIQRLRRRWLTAGPLEITVRGGVFRDASGIFRRVTRAALSLPSFEPADAAGALVRQLLVKGGLHERAADRMAGLLLAIWEGGTSGTVPQDLAETLMAVLSFASTHRPVVLVVEDLHELQPSGLQLLLGALQLLRHGSRGRVLFVATSRPLIESGGLSAHEPLSDPLQSVFEFLGSGLVDLPAPGAADARALLRATVDGLDAPLADLIIGQVGSTPFALKEAVIFLEQKGWIQRVRPGEGAVFAIENLDAFRRRISTQALTGATRNRLALLITKLQVGYPALDNFLGAGAVWGRTFPLKAAAMASGGDEGFLDVQLERELFRWEILRTAWEEGEVVGEFAHDLIRTALLDRVDTPQLERLSRGLLHAEGGRLPPVSRARLAYCAGDATACERMAGEAAERATEEGQHWDALQARLLELAVVDPDRFGDLAGSEDLFGLVAIDEGMRHLPRTLAASYRPDRMHRAFALILECMARLARIGVGRQHGFEPLFTEGTMLARHLGDELGRARLEYFQGFSDLERDDFTSAARHHEEAEARYARANEDGPERLENLFRLFLCARQSGDLSRANEILDYVERTRGSRLTPAESARLLDYRGYALLYVDPPSAMPFWRDAHRISLGAAGRDTPVKYLISCGYLALLLDDLPQAEADLERCEAELATVSREVLRVRLHLNRGLLHLLHGRLADARLSLEEGARLGVKYGTFRRLWRVDANLSTLFEALGEPDRVLSYDRRSLQGVRVRAEQERGFGAKAPWLAQRHVLPAINVALRAREGSLEHEELLSILPAEARVEVERLACAAADRGHDPLPGKLEYHFKQVRTRLRALVTE
- a CDS encoding DUF4105 domain-containing protein, which encodes MWSLIALIVAVLVTSYLRRWLTARPSHDRQWRPDQATIPGVTICEGVVHVRNVRDFHYRPPGDPTPRFRERTVSLDQLQRVWYSVIPFRDRWRGLAHAFVTFEISGGEYVSISIEARKVAGRKYSLWEGALRSYELMILIAEERDMMGARAVAGRNRVHLYPLRLTPEDTRVLFLELVGAARAIEERPVFYNTITDNCTTRILGAIHRTVPNRVPATARWVFPGLSDRLLHKCGLLDTDLKFEQARHYFDVTERVRAFITRRDFSTRIRT